One stretch of Armigeres subalbatus isolate Guangzhou_Male chromosome 2, GZ_Asu_2, whole genome shotgun sequence DNA includes these proteins:
- the LOC134209203 gene encoding uncharacterized protein LOC134209203, translated as MTKWQRIRDLFHAQMSQKDISIAVGVSRWTVKRVLDREKKGQLSAKVSKGRPRSARVPRVIAAIKRKIRTNPVRSMRKMAKEHGISDFTVRKIVKEDCGAKSRARKKTHMITNRIRELRVERCQKILNFLKRKNPVILFTDESMFTVDPVSNSRTDRYISSLPVKDVADEYKNVYLTKHPASVIVFGLVASDGKKMDPVFIPEGDKVNTEVYIGILSKYVLPWIKKQYGSKPNVVFQQDGAPCHTSNRVVVVAGTSAVLGEGNMATIQSRS; from the coding sequence ATGACGAAGTGGCAGCGCATTCGTGATTTGTTCCACGCGCAAATGTCGCAAAAAGACATTTCGATCGCCGTAGGAGTGTCCCGGTGGACCGtgaaaagagttttagaccGAGAAAAGAAAGGACAACTGTCCGCGAAGGTGTCCAAAGGTCGTCCGAGGTCAGCTCGGGTCCCGAGGGTTATTGCAGCCATCAAAAGAAAGATTCGGACGAATCCAGTGCGTTCAATGAGGAAAATGGCGAAGGAACACGGAATCAGCGACTTTACGGTACGGAAGATCGTGAAGGAAGATTGCGGGGCGAAATCGAGGGCACGAAAAAAAACTCACATGATTACCAACCGTATCCGGGAGCTACGAGTCGAACGATGTCAGAAAATTTTAAACTTCCTCAAGCGCAAAAATCCGGTAATCCTGTTCACCGACGAGAGCATGTTTACTGTCGATCCCGTTTCAAATTCTAGAACCGACCGGTATATTAGCTCTCTTCCAGTAAAAGACGTGGCCGACGAGTATAAAAACGTGTATCTGACAAAGCATCCTGCTAGCGTTATAGTGTTTGGATTGGTGGCTTCCGATGGCAAAAAAATGGACCCGGTGTTCATTCCAGAAGGCGACAAGGTGAACACGGAGGTCTACATCGGGATTTTAAGTAAGTATGTTCTTCCGTGGATCAAAAAGCAGTACGGATCGAAGCCAAATGTTGTATTTCAACAAGACGGGGCTCCTTGCCACACCTCGAACCGCGTGGTTGTGGTTGCAGGAACATCTGCCGTTCTGGGCGAAGGAAATATGGCCACCATCCAGTCCCGATCTTAA